The following nucleotide sequence is from Alkalihalobacillus sp. LMS39.
GCAGAACCATTAATGAAACATAAAAAAATGAAAAAGAAAGAAGCTTATGTAAAAGTAGTGGAGCTTCTTAAATTAGTAGGATTTCCAAGAGCTGAAGAAATAGTTCATGAATATCCGCACCAATTATCAGGCGGGATGAGACAGCGTGTCATGATTGCGATGGCATTATCCTGTAATCCGAAGCTGTTAATTGCCGATGAGCCAACAACAGCACTTGACGTAACGATTCAAGCTCAAATTCTTGATTTAATGGTTGATATGAAAGAAGAGTTTGGTTCTTCTATCCTAATGATTACACATGATTTAGGGGTAGTAGCTGAAGTAGCTGACCGTGTTATCGTTATGTACGGTGGTCAAATTGTGGAAGAAGCAGAAGTGAAAGAGTTATTTACTAATGCAAAGCATCCATACACAGTCGGGCTGCTAGAAAGTATGCCAACAATTGACCAAGAAAAAGAACGATTAGAGTCCATCCCTGGTATGGTTCCACCAGCACACGCTTTTCCAGAAGGATGTCGTTTTGCTCCACGCTGTAAGCATGCTACAGAAGAATGTACGAAAGAGGTACCTTTGCTTGTCGAGGACGAGCCTGGACATAAAGTACGATGTGTTCTCTTTTACGGGGAAGGAAAGGAGTAAAACATGTCTAATACAGAAAACCAAAAAGAAAAATTAGTAGAGGTCAAAAATTTAAAAAAGTACTTTCCTGTTAAAGGAGGACTCCTGCAACGTACAGTTGGTTATGTTAAAGCTGTTGATGATGTCAGCTTTGATATTTATAAAGGAGAAACATTGGGAATTGTAGGAGAGTCTGGTTCTGGTAAATCAACAT
It contains:
- a CDS encoding ABC transporter ATP-binding protein, whose product is MSKQSLLEVKDLKTYFYIDNKVAKAVDGVSFHIEKGETLALVGESGSGKSITSLSVMRLIPEPPGKIEKGSSIKLDGKELLSLSDKEMTNVRGNDIGMIFQEPMTSLNPVFTIGNQIAEPLMKHKKMKKKEAYVKVVELLKLVGFPRAEEIVHEYPHQLSGGMRQRVMIAMALSCNPKLLIADEPTTALDVTIQAQILDLMVDMKEEFGSSILMITHDLGVVAEVADRVIVMYGGQIVEEAEVKELFTNAKHPYTVGLLESMPTIDQEKERLESIPGMVPPAHAFPEGCRFAPRCKHATEECTKEVPLLVEDEPGHKVRCVLFYGEGKE